Proteins found in one Raphanus sativus cultivar WK10039 unplaced genomic scaffold, ASM80110v3 Scaffold0825, whole genome shotgun sequence genomic segment:
- the LOC108823333 gene encoding uncharacterized protein LOC108823333, with the protein MDDTNGTNHHHVPKEIEDHQFHSMNALEILRETVRILRYNLAAFTLTLLLLICPVSAILLPNLLVDQSFVNSLTVRLLLLAKSSGLPLLPFVRNSCQKFSETAVSSAACFPLFLTLSLLSRAAVVYSVDCTYSRRKVAVSKFVFIMQRLWRRLVGTYLCVCFVVVVCLTSFCVFLVAVCSSLHVLGFSPDFNAYGAIFIGLGFSVVFANVIIICNTTIVISILEDVSGPRALVRANDLIKGQTQVGLLIFLGSTIGLAFVEGLFEHRVKILSYGDGSSRVWEGPLLVVMYSFVVLVDSMMSAVFYFSCRSFSMEAVEALEASGDGGGTQPIMEMVSQDF; encoded by the coding sequence ATGGACGACACTAATGGAACGAATCATCATCACGTACCCAAAGAGATCGAAGACCACCAATTCCACTCGATGAACGCGCTCGAGATTCTGAGAGAAACCGTCAGGATCCTCCGCTACAACCTCGCCGCCTTCACCCTAACCTTACTCCTCCTGATCTGCCCCGTCTCCGCGATCCTCCTCCCCAACCTCCTAGTCGACCAATCCTTCGTCAATTCCCTAACCgtccgcctcctcctcctcgccAAATCCTCCGGCCTCCCCCTCCTCCCCTTCGTCCGCAACTCCTGCCAGAAATTCTCCGAGACCGCCGTCTCCTCCGCCGCCTGCTTCCCCTTATTCCTCACCCTCTCCCTCCTCTCCCGCGCCGCCGTCGTCTACTCCGTCGACTGCACCTACTCCCGCCGCAAAGTCGCCGTCTCCAAGTTCGTCTTCATCATGCAGAGGCTCTGGAGGCGCCTCGTGGGAACTTACCTCTGCGTCTGCTTCGTCGTCGTCGTCTGTCTAACTTCCTTCTGCGTCTTCCTCGTCGCCGTCTGCAGCTCGCTCCACGTCCTCGGCTTCTCTCCCGATTTCAACGCCTACGGAGCCATCTTCATCGGGCTGGGGTTCTCCGTGGTCTTCGCCAACGTGATCATCATCTGCAACACGACGATCGTGATCTCGATCTTGGAGGACGTCTCAGGCCCCCGGGCGCTTGTGAGAGCTAATGATTTGATCAAGGGGCAGACGCAGGTCGGGCTGTTGATATTTCTCGGGTCGACGATTGGGTTGGCGTTTGTGGAAGGGCTGTTTGAGCATAGGGTGAAGATTTTGAGCTATGGAGATGGGTCTTCGAGGGTTTGGGAAGGGCCGTTGCTTGTGGTGATGTATTCGTTTGTGGTGCTTGTTGATTCGATGATGAGTgctgttttttattttagttgccGGTCTTTTAGTATGGAAGCTGTGGAAGCGCTTGAGGCTTCTGGTGATGGGGGTGGAACTCAGCCCATTATGGAGATGGTGTCTCAAGATTTTTGA